From a region of the Tenggerimyces flavus genome:
- a CDS encoding sulfotransferase family protein has product MRVIGVGFGRTGTSSIKLALEQLGFAPCHHMSEATRDPEHMAPWIHFANGDPVDWSEVFGDYEATVDWPGAAVWRELIDAFPDAKVLLTVRDPDKWFASGSSTIFRNLRHSTSVWESLARLVVQLNFPRFRPFGIAMRRLITDRQFGGDLVTRDNVVRVFEAHNAAVQVYVPADKLLVYEVSQGWEPLCAFLGVPVPDAPFPRVNDAESMQRRQKERLQKSIVRTAAAVGGLVVAGALVWRWVRPRS; this is encoded by the coding sequence GTGAGGGTGATCGGGGTCGGATTCGGCCGTACGGGCACGTCGTCGATCAAGCTCGCGCTGGAGCAGCTCGGGTTCGCGCCGTGCCATCACATGAGCGAGGCCACCAGGGACCCCGAGCACATGGCGCCGTGGATCCACTTCGCGAACGGCGATCCGGTCGACTGGAGCGAGGTGTTCGGCGACTACGAGGCGACGGTCGACTGGCCCGGCGCCGCGGTCTGGCGGGAGCTGATCGACGCCTTCCCGGATGCCAAGGTGCTGTTGACGGTGCGGGACCCGGACAAGTGGTTCGCCAGCGGGAGCTCGACGATCTTCCGGAACCTGCGGCACTCGACGTCGGTGTGGGAGAGCCTCGCGCGGCTGGTGGTGCAGCTGAACTTCCCGCGGTTCCGCCCGTTCGGGATCGCGATGCGGCGGTTGATCACCGACCGGCAGTTCGGCGGGGACCTGGTGACACGGGACAACGTGGTGCGCGTGTTCGAGGCGCACAACGCGGCCGTGCAGGTATACGTGCCGGCCGACAAGCTGCTGGTCTACGAGGTGTCGCAGGGCTGGGAGCCGCTGTGCGCGTTCCTCGGCGTCCCCGTTCCGGACGCGCCCTTCCCGCGGGTGAACGACGCCGAGTCGATGCAGCGGCGGCAGAAGGAACGACTCCAGAAGTCGATCGTCCGCACCGCCGCCGCTGTCGGTGGGCTCGTGGTCGCGGGAGCCCTGGTGTGGCGCTGGGTCAGACCCAGGTCTTGA
- a CDS encoding GNAT family N-acetyltransferase: protein MEVTWRPLDPTDHDALVALVERCAAIDGGALELSAERFLGESVTSIGAKDATGRLLAVGSVNVRGEFTDSSGMVDPTLRGNGLGRRLLEWATKQLAPGTKLRIRTEALSESAERLYARNGLACTFAEDVMRHDLGAAVPAVAYPDGVTVEAWSEDTSGQFFAAYQASFRDRPGFPDWTYEQWTGWMVDDDFRPDLSLFAALQGNPAAFITTTSDWIIQVGVDPAYRGRRLGAALVADVLARMRAEGGKTCMLDVNVNNPNAANLYHSLGFATIGRRATYEPHE, encoded by the coding sequence ATGGAGGTCACCTGGCGACCGCTCGACCCCACGGACCACGACGCGTTGGTGGCGCTCGTCGAGCGCTGCGCTGCCATCGATGGTGGCGCGTTGGAGCTGTCGGCCGAGCGTTTCCTCGGCGAGTCGGTCACGTCGATCGGCGCGAAGGACGCGACTGGCAGGCTGCTCGCGGTGGGTTCTGTCAACGTCCGTGGGGAGTTCACCGACTCCTCGGGCATGGTCGACCCGACGCTCCGCGGGAACGGGCTCGGCCGGCGGCTGCTCGAGTGGGCCACCAAGCAGCTCGCTCCGGGGACGAAGCTGCGGATCCGTACCGAGGCGTTGAGCGAGTCCGCCGAGCGGCTCTACGCGCGGAACGGGCTGGCGTGCACGTTCGCCGAGGACGTCATGCGGCACGACCTCGGAGCTGCCGTTCCGGCGGTCGCGTACCCGGACGGCGTGACCGTGGAGGCATGGTCCGAAGACACCAGCGGGCAGTTCTTCGCGGCCTATCAGGCCTCGTTCCGGGACCGTCCGGGCTTCCCCGACTGGACGTACGAGCAGTGGACCGGCTGGATGGTCGACGACGACTTCCGACCCGATCTGTCCCTGTTCGCCGCGCTCCAAGGCAACCCGGCGGCGTTCATCACAACCACGTCGGACTGGATCATCCAGGTGGGCGTCGACCCGGCGTACCGAGGCCGGCGACTCGGCGCCGCACTCGTCGCGGACGTCCTCGCACGGATGCGTGCCGAGGGCGGAAAGACGTGCATGCTCGACGTGAACGTCAACAACCCGAACGCGGCGAACCTCTATCACTCGTTGGGCTTCGCGACGATCGGCCGACGCGCGACGTACGAGCCGCACGAATAA
- a CDS encoding RNHCP domain-containing protein, with translation MSQFHQSRKYKPRRRDRLRPATTFRCTRCRLDVSMDAPGTAHRNHCPNCLWSRHLDDDVPGDRDATCGFSMEPIAISVRGDGEWVLLHRCTGCDEIHLNRTAGDDNPLLLLRMAIRPLAQPPFPLELLSGL, from the coding sequence TTGTCCCAGTTTCACCAGTCTCGTAAGTACAAACCACGCCGACGCGACCGCCTTCGACCGGCGACGACGTTCCGCTGCACCAGGTGCCGGCTGGACGTTTCGATGGACGCACCTGGCACGGCGCATCGCAACCACTGCCCGAACTGCTTGTGGAGCAGGCATCTCGACGACGACGTCCCGGGCGACCGCGACGCGACGTGTGGCTTCTCGATGGAACCGATCGCGATCTCCGTACGCGGCGACGGCGAATGGGTGCTGCTCCATCGCTGCACCGGCTGCGACGAGATCCACCTCAACCGCACCGCGGGCGACGACAACCCGTTGTTGCTGCTAAGGATGGCGATTCGCCCGCTGGCGCAACCGCCCTTCCCGCTCGAGCTGCTCAGCGGGCTGTAG
- a CDS encoding HEAT repeat domain-containing protein, which yields MMENPTVGDPEHLSPADLVAAAVREFGERELVLRCVALLRSGSWVDDPDLLPAIANGQGSEVMAGRWGPPYWARVWAMRTFLYAWDPAAVPVVVAGLSDEAWRVRELAGKVAVKCEVGEAAAALLPVLADEIPRVRAAAARAVGTVGESEHAGPLRALLEDDESSVRVQAARALERLAKRLDRDIDHLGLP from the coding sequence ATGATGGAAAATCCTACGGTGGGCGATCCCGAGCACCTGTCGCCGGCCGACCTCGTGGCCGCCGCCGTACGCGAGTTCGGCGAGCGCGAGCTCGTCCTGCGCTGCGTGGCGTTGCTGCGTTCCGGTTCCTGGGTTGACGATCCGGACCTGTTGCCGGCGATCGCGAACGGGCAGGGCTCGGAGGTGATGGCCGGCCGTTGGGGTCCGCCGTACTGGGCTCGGGTGTGGGCGATGCGGACGTTCCTCTACGCCTGGGACCCGGCCGCCGTCCCGGTCGTGGTCGCCGGCCTGTCCGACGAGGCGTGGCGGGTGCGCGAACTGGCCGGCAAGGTCGCCGTGAAGTGCGAGGTCGGCGAGGCAGCCGCCGCGCTGCTCCCCGTTCTCGCCGACGAGATCCCGCGCGTCCGCGCCGCGGCCGCCCGCGCGGTCGGCACGGTTGGCGAGTCCGAGCACGCGGGCCCGTTGCGCGCCCTGCTCGAGGACGACGAGTCCTCGGTCCGCGTTCAGGCCGCCCGGGCCTTGGAACGGCTCGCGAAGCGCCTGGACCGCGACATCGACCACCTCGGACTGCCCTGA
- a CDS encoding GNAT family N-acetyltransferase — protein sequence MSVVTLRPLTRDDIALVIEVENDPDAAGEFSWFGFRSWTANEPVKALREDGGHLAVVSEAGHFVGDVSWRLSMNAPPPNGACWAIGIMILPAFRGCGYGTEAQRELVSYLFAHTPAVRIEASTEAGNVAEQKALERAGFVREGVLRNAVFRAGTYHDMVMYSTLREERDLP from the coding sequence ATGTCGGTAGTCACGCTTCGTCCGCTTACGCGCGACGACATCGCCCTGGTCATCGAGGTCGAGAACGACCCCGACGCGGCGGGTGAGTTCTCCTGGTTCGGCTTTCGTTCGTGGACGGCGAACGAGCCGGTGAAGGCACTGCGCGAGGACGGCGGTCATCTCGCCGTGGTCTCCGAGGCGGGCCACTTCGTCGGCGACGTGTCGTGGCGGTTGTCGATGAACGCGCCGCCGCCGAACGGTGCGTGTTGGGCGATCGGCATCATGATCCTGCCGGCGTTCCGGGGCTGCGGGTACGGGACCGAGGCGCAGCGCGAGCTCGTCTCGTACCTGTTCGCGCACACACCGGCCGTCCGGATCGAGGCGAGCACCGAGGCGGGCAACGTCGCCGAGCAGAAGGCGCTCGAGCGGGCCGGCTTCGTCCGCGAGGGCGTGCTCCGGAATGCGGTGTTCCGAGCCGGCACGTACCACGACATGGTGATGTACAGCACGCTCCGCGAGGAGCGCGACCTGCCGTAA
- the rsmI gene encoding 16S rRNA (cytidine(1402)-2'-O)-methyltransferase, protein MAAVTAGVLVLAATPIGSYEDAPPRLRTELEAADVVAAEDTRRLRRLTDALGVVVGGRVVSYFEGNEARRTAELVDALTDGSRVVLVTDAGMPSVSDPGYRLVAAAVAAGVRVTAVPGPSAVLTALAVSGLPVDRFCFEGFLPRKAGERSSRLAGLAAEQRTMVFFEAPHRLGAMLAALVEAFGAERSAAVCRELTKTYEEVLRGPLAELASWAESSEVRGEITVVVGGAPAVVAADADFAALVAARVDAGATTKDAIAEVAASTGARKRTVYDAVIAAKR, encoded by the coding sequence ATGGCGGCCGTGACAGCTGGCGTACTCGTCCTGGCGGCGACCCCGATCGGCTCGTACGAGGACGCGCCGCCCCGGCTGCGGACCGAGCTCGAGGCGGCGGACGTCGTCGCGGCCGAGGACACCCGGCGGCTGCGCCGGCTGACCGACGCGCTGGGTGTGGTCGTCGGCGGACGCGTCGTGTCGTACTTCGAGGGCAACGAAGCACGGCGTACGGCCGAGCTCGTCGATGCGCTCACCGACGGCTCGCGGGTCGTGCTCGTGACGGACGCCGGGATGCCGTCCGTCTCCGATCCGGGCTACCGGCTGGTCGCGGCCGCCGTGGCGGCCGGGGTGCGGGTGACGGCGGTGCCCGGGCCGTCGGCGGTGCTCACCGCGCTGGCGGTGTCGGGGCTGCCCGTGGACCGGTTCTGCTTCGAGGGCTTCCTGCCGCGCAAGGCGGGGGAGCGTTCGTCGCGGCTGGCGGGCCTCGCCGCCGAACAGCGGACGATGGTGTTCTTCGAGGCGCCGCATCGGTTGGGCGCGATGCTGGCCGCGCTGGTCGAGGCGTTCGGAGCCGAACGGTCGGCAGCCGTGTGCCGGGAGCTGACGAAGACGTACGAGGAGGTGCTCCGCGGCCCGCTGGCCGAACTCGCCTCCTGGGCCGAGTCGTCGGAGGTGCGCGGGGAGATCACCGTGGTCGTCGGCGGGGCACCGGCGGTCGTGGCCGCCGACGCCGACTTCGCGGCCCTGGTCGCCGCCCGGGTCGACGCCGGGGCGACGACCAAGGACGCGATAGCCGAGGTGGCCGCGTCGACGGGCGCGCGGAAGCGCACCGTGTACGACGCGGTGATCGCGGCGAAGCGCTAG
- a CDS encoding hemerythrin domain-containing protein, with the protein MSRETGGPADIRDMGIVHSALRRDLRRVRMVLTADGEIAQERRRAIGEHLVWLMHSLHVHHTGEDTHLWPEIRRREPSAGALLDVMDADHKRIAGPIGGIEKVGTAYAAGSADAAEVLAAVDQLEAALLPHLAREEQQMMPVVAQVLTDTEYEELGERAFIKPKSFSDLAMEGHWVLDNATPEVRELMVSKIPAVPRWILLNLLGGPYQRRRKAAWEGTPAADLAPVPAESLS; encoded by the coding sequence ATGAGCCGTGAAACCGGGGGCCCGGCCGACATCCGGGACATGGGGATCGTCCACTCCGCGCTGCGCCGCGACCTGCGCCGCGTCCGGATGGTGCTGACCGCAGACGGGGAGATCGCCCAGGAACGGCGACGCGCCATCGGCGAGCACCTGGTGTGGCTGATGCACTCGCTGCACGTCCATCACACCGGCGAGGACACGCATCTGTGGCCGGAGATCAGGCGGCGCGAGCCGTCGGCCGGAGCGCTGCTCGACGTCATGGACGCCGACCACAAGCGCATCGCGGGCCCGATCGGCGGGATCGAGAAGGTCGGGACCGCGTACGCCGCCGGGTCGGCCGACGCGGCCGAGGTGCTGGCGGCCGTGGACCAGCTGGAGGCGGCGCTGCTGCCGCACCTCGCCCGCGAGGAGCAGCAGATGATGCCGGTCGTGGCGCAGGTGCTGACGGACACGGAGTACGAAGAGCTCGGCGAACGCGCGTTCATCAAGCCCAAGTCCTTCTCGGACCTGGCGATGGAAGGGCACTGGGTGCTCGACAACGCGACGCCGGAGGTCCGGGAGCTGATGGTCAGCAAGATCCCCGCCGTGCCGAGGTGGATCCTGCTCAACCTGCTGGGCGGCCCGTACCAGCGGCGCCGGAAGGCAGCGTGGGAGGGAACGCCAGCCGCCGACCTCGCCCCCGTTCCGGCCGAGAGCCTGTCCTAG
- a CDS encoding glycosyltransferase 87 family protein produces MFAAAAVVTLPFVVALIALPILTKGTLIPWHPITVDLDVYQFFARELLRGGDILTAREPRLGLPFTYPPFAALLFVPLAPLPQTLAQAGWILLNVVALVLVIRRLGLHGWKLSLVTAVCIVFVEPVRATFTFGQVNLVLLALVFLDLTRRHAHRLQGVATGIAAAIKLTPGLFVIYLLFARQWRAALTAVVSAVAVTAVTALVLQRETFGYVRMLLAGEIWPGATYYVTNQSVLGSTTRLLGEGGAAPVVGIVLAVVVGLTAAYAAARWHRRGQLVLAVTLCGLGSLLASPISWSHHWVWVVPLAATLFSSELTRVMRWNGAVFVVWTALAPFTWALPRGSQIELRYEPWQLAVSCLGTFLAVAFVVAALVAALQPAEQLEREGRLRQRANRHP; encoded by the coding sequence GTGTTCGCGGCCGCCGCGGTGGTGACGCTGCCGTTCGTCGTCGCGCTGATCGCGCTGCCGATCCTCACCAAGGGCACGCTGATCCCGTGGCATCCGATCACCGTCGACCTCGACGTGTACCAGTTCTTCGCGAGGGAGCTGCTGCGCGGCGGTGACATCCTCACCGCGCGCGAGCCGCGGTTGGGTCTCCCGTTCACCTATCCACCGTTCGCGGCGCTGCTGTTCGTCCCGCTCGCGCCGCTCCCGCAGACGCTCGCCCAAGCGGGCTGGATCCTGCTGAACGTCGTCGCCCTGGTGCTCGTGATCCGACGGCTCGGGCTGCACGGCTGGAAACTCAGCCTGGTCACGGCCGTGTGCATCGTGTTCGTCGAGCCGGTGCGAGCCACGTTCACGTTCGGCCAGGTCAACCTCGTCCTGCTCGCGCTGGTCTTCCTCGACCTCACCCGACGCCACGCCCACCGCCTGCAGGGTGTGGCGACGGGCATCGCCGCGGCGATCAAGCTGACGCCTGGGCTGTTCGTGATCTACCTGTTGTTCGCGCGGCAGTGGCGCGCCGCGCTGACGGCCGTCGTCTCGGCCGTCGCGGTCACCGCCGTCACCGCTTTGGTCTTGCAGCGCGAGACGTTCGGGTACGTACGCATGCTGCTGGCCGGCGAGATCTGGCCGGGCGCGACCTACTACGTCACGAACCAGTCCGTCCTCGGCTCCACGACCCGCCTCCTGGGCGAAGGCGGCGCGGCGCCGGTCGTGGGCATCGTGCTCGCGGTCGTGGTCGGCCTCACCGCCGCGTACGCCGCCGCGCGCTGGCATCGCCGCGGCCAGCTCGTCCTGGCAGTGACCTTGTGTGGACTCGGCAGCCTGCTCGCCAGCCCGATCTCGTGGAGCCATCACTGGGTCTGGGTCGTGCCGCTCGCGGCCACGCTGTTCAGCAGCGAGCTGACCCGAGTGATGCGTTGGAACGGCGCGGTGTTCGTCGTGTGGACCGCGTTGGCTCCGTTCACGTGGGCGCTCCCGCGAGGGAGCCAGATCGAGCTGAGGTACGAGCCGTGGCAGCTCGCGGTGAGCTGCCTCGGCACGTTCCTGGCTGTCGCGTTCGTCGTGGCCGCGCTGGTGGCGGCACTACAGCCCGCTGAGCAGCTCGAGCGGGAAGGGCGGTTGCGCCAGCGGGCGAATCGCCATCCTTAG
- a CDS encoding dolichyl-phosphate-mannose--protein mannosyltransferase yields the protein MTTTTGRDLEDGLDPRPAPDAPTNGPTTTVGRDAEGLRIPPLRERLSPPMPVDRVIGWLAPLLITAVAGFFRFWNLGNPAKFVFDETYYPKDAWSLLNYGVEHQFVEKANDLIVGGNLNVFVNPLQPSFVVHPPAGKWLIALGEWAVGMNPFGWRVAIAVLGTLSILVMARLVRRLTRSTLLGCVAALLLALDGLHLVESRIALLDLPVMFWLLLGLSTLLIDRDWMRRRIADAAEPLGRIAPGQWGPRLLWRPWRLVAGLCFGLAIATKWSAIIPLAVFGLLTVWWDWGARRAVRSTLFRVSTFFRAILDAFVAFVTMVFTAALVYVASWTGWLVTTTGYDRKWATDKDPVFLGVSLPNPLPGLFDPLRSLWHYHQEIWTFHTNLTDTHQYQSSPWSWLVVGRPVSFDWVDKIGPDKGCSTDRCVQEILGIGTPILWWGATIAVIACLVFWLAGRDWRFGIPVLGVAATWIPWFQYDDRPIFYFYAIVILPFLVIGATLVLGKVLGPPEAPPNRRMWGAALVGGFVLLVALNFAYLFPILTDQTITYAEWLSRMWLKTWV from the coding sequence GTGACGACGACGACCGGCCGCGATCTCGAGGACGGCCTCGACCCGCGCCCGGCCCCCGACGCCCCCACGAACGGCCCGACCACGACCGTCGGGCGCGACGCGGAAGGCCTCCGGATCCCGCCGCTGCGCGAGCGACTCTCGCCACCGATGCCCGTCGACCGCGTGATCGGCTGGCTCGCACCGCTGCTGATCACCGCGGTGGCCGGCTTCTTCCGGTTCTGGAACCTGGGCAACCCCGCGAAGTTCGTCTTCGACGAGACGTACTACCCCAAGGACGCCTGGTCGCTGCTGAACTACGGCGTCGAGCACCAGTTCGTCGAGAAGGCCAACGACCTGATCGTCGGCGGCAACCTCAACGTCTTCGTCAACCCGCTGCAGCCGTCGTTCGTCGTCCATCCGCCGGCCGGCAAGTGGCTGATCGCGCTCGGCGAGTGGGCGGTCGGCATGAACCCGTTCGGCTGGCGTGTCGCGATCGCCGTCCTCGGAACGCTGTCGATCCTGGTGATGGCGCGCCTCGTACGCCGCCTCACCCGCTCCACGCTGCTCGGCTGCGTCGCCGCGCTGCTGCTCGCGCTCGACGGCCTGCACCTGGTCGAGAGCCGGATCGCCCTGCTCGACCTGCCGGTGATGTTCTGGCTGCTGCTGGGCCTGAGCACGCTGCTAATCGACCGGGACTGGATGCGCCGCCGGATCGCGGATGCCGCCGAGCCACTCGGCCGGATCGCGCCCGGCCAATGGGGGCCACGCCTGCTCTGGCGCCCCTGGCGCCTCGTCGCCGGTCTGTGCTTCGGGCTCGCGATCGCGACCAAGTGGAGCGCGATCATCCCGCTCGCGGTCTTCGGGCTGCTGACCGTCTGGTGGGACTGGGGCGCTCGGCGGGCCGTACGTTCGACGCTCTTCCGCGTGAGCACCTTCTTCCGCGCGATCCTCGACGCGTTCGTCGCGTTCGTCACGATGGTCTTCACCGCAGCGCTGGTGTACGTGGCGTCCTGGACCGGCTGGCTGGTCACGACGACGGGGTACGACCGCAAGTGGGCGACGGACAAGGACCCGGTCTTCCTCGGCGTCTCGCTGCCGAACCCGCTGCCTGGCTTGTTCGACCCGCTGCGGTCGCTCTGGCACTACCACCAGGAGATCTGGACGTTCCACACCAACCTGACCGACACCCACCAGTACCAGTCGAGCCCCTGGAGCTGGCTCGTCGTCGGGCGGCCAGTGTCGTTCGACTGGGTGGACAAGATCGGCCCGGACAAGGGGTGCTCGACCGATCGCTGTGTCCAGGAGATCCTCGGCATCGGCACCCCGATCCTCTGGTGGGGCGCGACGATCGCGGTCATCGCCTGCCTGGTGTTCTGGCTCGCCGGTCGCGACTGGCGCTTCGGCATCCCCGTGCTCGGCGTCGCGGCGACCTGGATCCCGTGGTTCCAGTACGACGACCGCCCCATCTTCTACTTCTACGCGATCGTGATCCTGCCGTTCCTCGTCATCGGCGCCACGTTGGTGCTGGGCAAGGTCCTCGGCCCACCCGAAGCCCCACCCAACCGCCGCATGTGGGGTGCGGCGTTGGTGGGCGGCTTCGTGTTACTGGTGGCGCTGAACTTCGCGTACCTGTTCCCGATCCTCACCGACCAGACCATCACGTACGCGGAGTGGCTGAGCCGGATGTGGCTCAAGACCTGGGTCTGA
- a CDS encoding MFS transporter, with protein sequence MFRPYVRLLRVPGAALPALASFVGALPIGMLTLSVLLFVRSSTGSFALAGAVSGALTAGNAIGLLLQGRLIDRYGQPRVLVPTGLACLGSLVLLVISARAPLSWLMLLAFVAGACIPAVLSCMRVLWPELVAERDRRDTAYAMLSMQFQVALILGPLVVSALLLVARPAVAVLVAGVMAGGAGILFAATPASRRWQPPKRSRTRRGSNAGARTLLVGGVLAGLSAGLLAVGIPAAAVATGTASFAGVLFAALSAGELVGGAAYGAKAWRTPHVRRLLGAQLLGTGALLLAAAAAGWPLALLAALAVLGLVLTPAAISSSALLDDVAQAGSLTQAYTSIVAASLVGAAAGNALGGWIVAQFAPWTPFAVAAVTLAVAALWTASRRFSLQLSRTAGSSTDA encoded by the coding sequence GTGTTCCGCCCATACGTACGTCTACTGCGCGTCCCCGGTGCCGCGCTCCCCGCGCTGGCCAGCTTCGTCGGCGCTCTCCCGATCGGCATGCTCACGCTGAGCGTGCTCCTGTTCGTCCGGTCCAGCACCGGCTCCTTCGCCCTCGCCGGCGCCGTCAGCGGTGCGCTCACCGCCGGCAACGCCATCGGACTGCTGCTCCAAGGGAGGCTGATCGACCGGTACGGACAGCCACGCGTGCTCGTACCCACCGGGCTCGCATGCCTGGGATCCCTTGTCCTGTTGGTGATCAGCGCCAGAGCGCCGCTGAGCTGGCTGATGCTGCTCGCCTTCGTCGCAGGCGCCTGCATCCCGGCCGTACTCAGCTGCATGCGGGTGCTCTGGCCCGAGCTCGTCGCCGAACGGGACCGTCGAGACACCGCGTACGCGATGCTCTCGATGCAGTTCCAGGTCGCGCTGATCCTCGGCCCGCTCGTCGTCTCCGCGCTGCTCCTCGTCGCCCGGCCGGCAGTCGCCGTCCTGGTCGCCGGCGTGATGGCCGGAGGCGCCGGGATCCTGTTCGCGGCCACGCCGGCGTCCCGACGCTGGCAGCCGCCAAAGCGGTCCAGGACCCGGCGCGGGTCGAACGCCGGCGCACGGACCCTGCTCGTCGGCGGCGTCCTCGCAGGACTGTCCGCCGGCCTGCTCGCGGTCGGCATCCCCGCGGCCGCCGTGGCCACCGGCACCGCCTCGTTCGCGGGCGTGCTCTTCGCCGCCCTGTCGGCGGGCGAGCTCGTCGGCGGTGCCGCGTACGGCGCCAAGGCCTGGCGCACCCCGCACGTCCGCCGCCTGCTCGGCGCCCAACTGCTCGGCACCGGCGCCCTGCTCCTCGCCGCCGCGGCAGCAGGGTGGCCGCTCGCCCTGCTGGCCGCGCTCGCCGTACTCGGCCTCGTCCTCACGCCCGCTGCCATCTCCTCGTCCGCATTGCTCGACGACGTCGCGCAGGCGGGCTCACTGACCCAGGCCTACACGTCGATCGTCGCCGCCTCCCTCGTGGGCGCCGCGGCCGGCAACGCGCTCGGGGGTTGGATCGTCGCCCAGTTCGCCCCCTGGACCCCGTTCGCGGTTGCCGCCGTCACCCTGGCGGTCGCCGCACTATGGACCGCCAGTCGCCGTTTCTCTCTGCAGTTGTCAAGGACCGCCGGGTCGAGCACGGATGCCTGA
- a CDS encoding DUF899 family protein produces MTSDTSFGTPAIVDRATWEAELDKLLVREKAHTREGDAIAAARRRLPMVEVDATVPVVGPDGPVPLIDAFEGRRQLLVYYHMWHDGNAAAEQCEGCTFFTGQALELSYLHSRDVTYATFCQGTYEESSRYQKFMGWEMPWYSARDAAGELLGERHFGGYASYLRTDGRVFETYWSTGRGTEAGANSYHLLDLTVYGRQEPWEDSPEGWPGQFATAGEQFRLNGRPTAQWSRLAAGRSDDLSPGA; encoded by the coding sequence ATGACGTCCGACACCAGCTTTGGCACGCCCGCGATCGTCGACCGCGCGACCTGGGAGGCGGAGCTCGACAAACTGCTCGTCCGGGAGAAGGCGCACACGCGGGAGGGCGACGCGATCGCGGCCGCCCGGCGGCGCCTGCCGATGGTCGAGGTGGACGCGACGGTCCCGGTGGTCGGTCCGGACGGTCCGGTGCCGCTGATCGACGCTTTCGAGGGCCGCCGCCAGCTGCTCGTCTACTACCACATGTGGCACGACGGCAACGCCGCCGCGGAACAGTGCGAGGGCTGCACGTTCTTCACCGGACAGGCGCTCGAGCTGTCCTACCTGCACAGCCGGGACGTCACGTACGCGACGTTCTGCCAGGGCACGTACGAGGAGAGCTCGCGGTACCAGAAGTTCATGGGCTGGGAGATGCCCTGGTACTCCGCCCGCGACGCGGCCGGCGAGCTGCTCGGTGAGCGCCACTTCGGCGGTTACGCCAGCTACCTGCGTACGGACGGCCGGGTCTTCGAGACGTACTGGTCGACCGGCCGCGGCACCGAGGCAGGCGCGAACAGCTACCACCTGCTCGACCTCACGGTGTACGGCCGGCAGGAGCCCTGGGAGGACTCGCCGGAGGGCTGGCCGGGTCAGTTCGCCACGGCTGGGGAGCAGTTCCGGCTGAACGGCCGACCCACCGCGCAGTGGTCCCGGCTCGCCGCGGGCCGGTCGGACGACCTGTCGCCCGGCGCGTAG
- a CDS encoding DUF1304 domain-containing protein has translation MALLAQIFALLAGLFHVVVFVMESVLFERPRVYHGVFGATAEDVKPMRVWAFNIGFYNLFLAIGAIVGVILWWAGNDVAGRTLLVFTMAAMFLAGCVLFLSDRLGLRTGGSITGPLGQAIPPLIALIALAFS, from the coding sequence ATGGCGCTCCTCGCGCAGATCTTCGCGTTGCTAGCTGGACTCTTCCACGTCGTGGTGTTCGTGATGGAGTCCGTTCTGTTCGAACGTCCCCGCGTCTACCACGGGGTCTTCGGCGCGACCGCCGAGGACGTCAAGCCGATGCGCGTGTGGGCGTTCAACATCGGCTTCTACAACCTGTTCCTCGCCATCGGCGCGATCGTCGGCGTCATCCTCTGGTGGGCCGGGAACGACGTCGCCGGCAGGACGTTGCTCGTCTTCACGATGGCGGCCATGTTCCTGGCCGGCTGCGTTCTCTTCCTCTCCGATCGGCTCGGCCTTCGTACCGGCGGGAGCATCACCGGCCCGCTCGGGCAGGCCATCCCACCACTCATCGCCCTGATCGCGCTCGCGTTCAGCTGA
- a CDS encoding GNAT family N-acetyltransferase — MRSIHTLDELRALTDDPYLLWSAQGFRPGVRAWTDDSVGAVAIAVDFAGKDLLVVDGALEDVVRLVAATTGDSALWPIGDADLLSRLHERLPGYDLRRVFGWMQTTLAPAPDPRAELATVTEEPAIDALLEAAFPTSLARPGKPGVARWWIVRGSDGLDGLDACGADAWSTEGVGFLAGVATSTAARGKGYGRAIAATAIATLVSDFGAAALMVDADNVPARKLYESLGMSYRPLRAMVPR, encoded by the coding sequence ATGCGATCGATCCACACCCTCGACGAGCTGCGAGCGCTGACCGACGACCCGTACCTGCTCTGGTCCGCCCAGGGCTTCCGCCCGGGCGTGCGCGCCTGGACGGACGACAGCGTTGGCGCGGTGGCGATCGCCGTCGACTTCGCCGGGAAGGACCTGCTCGTGGTCGACGGTGCGCTCGAGGACGTAGTGCGGCTCGTCGCGGCGACCACGGGCGACAGCGCGCTGTGGCCGATCGGAGACGCGGATCTCCTGTCCAGGCTGCACGAACGGCTGCCCGGGTACGACCTGCGCCGCGTGTTCGGCTGGATGCAGACCACGCTCGCACCCGCGCCAGACCCGCGCGCCGAGCTCGCCACCGTGACCGAAGAGCCGGCGATCGACGCCCTGCTCGAGGCCGCGTTCCCCACCTCGCTCGCGCGCCCCGGCAAGCCCGGCGTGGCCCGCTGGTGGATCGTCCGCGGTTCTGACGGGTTGGACGGCCTGGACGCGTGCGGTGCCGACGCGTGGTCGACCGAGGGCGTCGGCTTCCTCGCCGGCGTCGCCACCTCGACCGCTGCTCGCGGCAAGGGCTACGGAAGGGCGATCGCCGCGACGGCCATAGCGACGCTGGTCAGCGACTTCGGCGCCGCCGCGCTCATGGTGGACGCCGACAACGTGCCCGCACGCAAGCTGTACGAGTCGCTCGGCATGTCGTACCGCCCCTTGCGGGCCATGGTTCCCCGTTGA